A window of the Teredinibacter franksiae genome harbors these coding sequences:
- the recQ gene encoding DNA helicase RecQ, with amino-acid sequence MLNSPLHILQHTFGYDSFRQPQEKIIDCVVAGGDALVLMPTGGGKSLCYQIPALARGGVGVVISPLIALMEDQVSALRELGVNAGYLNSTLDWDSTWHTENAIRNGELSLVYIAPERLIQERTLALLQESPISLFAIDEAHCVAQWGHDFRADYLRLSLLHETFPTIPRIALTATADERTRAEIIERLSLTRAQQFISGFDRPNIQYRIQQKNKPRDQLLNFLRSEQQGNTGIIYCLSRKKVEDTAEWLTQQGFNALPYHARMSANARQTNQHRFLREDNIIIVATIAFGMGIDKPDVRFVVHLDLPKSVEAYYQETGRGGRDGEPSTALLLYGLEDVVKLSQMAENSEGDEAFKRQEQQRLYAMLGICEIASCRRQVLLRYFGDEMPEPCGNCDNCLEAPDTWNASEAVQMALSTVYRSGQRFGAGHLIDILRGADNEKIRQFGHQALSTYGIGNKLSANEWRTIFRQLIARGLLTVDHEGYGCLRLTESCRPILRGAETIYLRKDKVSKKSPLLRKKVLDIAEEDMGLWNALRQCRKQLADENGVPPYVIFHDSTLREMLEKRPLQDYELLNISGVGDRKLEQFGEAFIDVIREFEYT; translated from the coding sequence CGAGGAGGCGTTGGTGTGGTTATTTCCCCGCTTATTGCATTAATGGAAGACCAGGTAAGCGCTCTGCGCGAACTGGGAGTCAATGCCGGTTACCTGAACTCAACTCTCGACTGGGACAGCACTTGGCATACTGAGAACGCCATACGCAATGGCGAACTGAGCTTAGTGTACATCGCACCGGAACGCCTTATTCAAGAACGTACGCTGGCACTCCTTCAAGAATCACCCATTTCATTATTTGCCATCGACGAAGCCCACTGCGTTGCGCAATGGGGCCATGATTTTAGGGCCGATTATTTACGCCTAAGCCTGTTGCACGAAACGTTCCCCACTATTCCACGCATAGCCCTCACTGCAACAGCCGACGAACGTACTCGCGCCGAAATAATTGAGCGTTTATCACTAACCCGTGCGCAACAATTTATTAGCGGTTTTGACCGACCTAATATTCAGTACCGCATTCAACAGAAAAATAAGCCCCGCGACCAGCTACTTAATTTTTTACGCAGCGAGCAGCAAGGCAATACGGGCATCATCTACTGCCTTTCACGAAAAAAAGTGGAAGACACCGCCGAATGGCTAACACAACAGGGGTTTAATGCACTGCCTTACCATGCGCGCATGAGTGCGAACGCGAGGCAAACCAATCAACATCGTTTTTTACGCGAAGACAATATTATTATTGTTGCAACCATCGCCTTTGGTATGGGGATAGACAAACCCGACGTACGCTTTGTGGTGCATTTGGATTTACCCAAAAGTGTAGAAGCCTATTATCAAGAAACCGGACGCGGCGGACGCGATGGCGAGCCATCAACGGCACTACTGCTCTACGGTCTAGAAGATGTGGTAAAGCTCAGCCAGATGGCCGAAAACTCCGAAGGTGACGAAGCATTTAAGCGCCAGGAGCAACAAAGACTCTATGCGATGCTGGGCATATGTGAAATAGCGAGCTGTCGGCGACAAGTATTACTGCGATATTTCGGTGACGAAATGCCAGAGCCCTGCGGTAATTGCGACAACTGCCTCGAAGCACCCGACACATGGAATGCCAGTGAAGCTGTACAGATGGCACTAAGCACAGTGTATCGCAGCGGCCAGCGTTTTGGTGCGGGGCATTTAATTGATATTTTACGTGGGGCCGACAACGAGAAAATTCGTCAGTTTGGCCACCAGGCGCTTTCTACCTACGGTATTGGCAATAAGCTTTCTGCGAACGAATGGCGAACCATCTTCCGCCAGCTTATTGCCCGAGGCCTGCTAACAGTTGACCATGAAGGCTATGGCTGTCTGCGTCTCACCGAATCTTGTCGGCCAATTTTACGCGGCGCAGAAACTATTTATTTGCGCAAAGATAAAGTCAGCAAAAAATCTCCGCTATTACGTAAAAAAGTATTAGATATAGCCGAAGAAGACATGGGACTGTGGAACGCCTTAAGGCAATGCCGTAAACAACTGGCCGATGAAAATGGCGTACCGCCCTACGTTATCTTTCATGACTCCACACTGAGGGAAATGCTTGAGAAACGACCGCTACAAGATTATGAACTGTTGAATATTTCCGGTGTTGGAGATCGAAAACTGGAGCAGTTTGGCGAGGCTTTCATTGACGTTATTCGGGAATTTGAATACACATAG
- a CDS encoding L,D-transpeptidase family protein: MRLFAVILFWGIALSIVAEIPESARSRVAVERHAPALKTALQAKTLQLGSPVFIRVFKRTGKLEVWIQNAAQTYSLFKIYDICYFSGNLGPKTKQGDMQSPEGFYYVTPGQLNPWSRFHLSFNLGYPNAYDRYHGRTGSALMVHGDCVSIGCYAMTDKKIEEIYTLVESALRNGQPFVRVHVFPFKLEDNKLLLYSGNKWIDFWKNLREGYQFFEKYKVPPNVEVVGGRYVFEFDEI, translated from the coding sequence ATGCGCCTCTTCGCTGTTATATTGTTTTGGGGTATTGCGCTGTCAATAGTGGCAGAAATTCCCGAGAGTGCGCGTTCTCGCGTCGCAGTAGAGCGACATGCGCCCGCATTAAAAACTGCACTACAAGCTAAAACTCTACAGTTGGGTTCGCCAGTTTTTATTCGGGTATTTAAGCGAACGGGAAAGCTAGAAGTGTGGATACAGAACGCTGCGCAAACTTACTCGCTGTTTAAAATCTACGATATTTGTTATTTTTCTGGAAACCTTGGCCCTAAAACTAAGCAAGGCGACATGCAAAGCCCCGAGGGCTTTTACTACGTAACACCCGGCCAATTGAATCCTTGGAGCCGTTTCCACTTATCTTTTAATTTGGGCTACCCCAATGCCTACGATCGTTACCACGGTCGTACCGGTAGCGCCTTAATGGTTCACGGCGATTGCGTATCCATTGGCTGCTATGCCATGACCGATAAAAAGATAGAAGAAATCTATACGCTGGTTGAAAGCGCATTGCGTAATGGTCAGCCATTTGTACGGGTGCATGTTTTTCCGTTTAAACTTGAGGATAATAAGTTACTTTTGTATTCGGGGAATAAGTGGATAGATTTTTGGAAAAATCTACGGGAAGGCTACCAGTTTTTCGAGAAGTATAAGGTTCCACCGAATGTTGAAGTGGTTGGTGGGCGGTATGTGTTTGAGTTTGATGAGATTTAG